The sequence CTTATATGTCTTAAAAACTTTTTGGATGAGGGGGGAGAAGAGGATGAAAAAATTGCTGCTGATAAAGATCCTTCTGGTCCTGGCTGCCCTGGCACTGGCAGGTGGCGCAAATTTTTATTGGGGCTGATTTTAGAGCACAAGCATATACCCCTTTATAAAGGGGTATATGCTTTTATATGCTTTGCACAGGTGAGGCTGTATAACTAAAAAACATTGTATAAGTGTCGTGGATATGATATAATTGCTTTAGCAATGTAGATGTATGGAGGAAAGTGATGCTCAATAAAAAAGTCCGCTTATATATATTGTTTGTGACGATTTGTGGCGTTTTGTTTATTTACTATTCATTGCTTCAAATAGATTACAATAGATGGGTGGATATTGTCTTATTTGGTGCTTTAGCTGCATTGGCGGAATCTTCCCCTATATATATATCCAAAGAGGTTACATTATCTGTAGCGTTTGCTATCGATCTTATGGCAATTGTCTTATTAGGTCCTTATAAGGGAGCCCTTGTCGCCGTATTAGGTTATGCATTAAAAGTTGATAAAGTTGATCACAGCAAGATAGTACATATATTTAACAGGCCTTTATATAAAAGCCTTTTTAATATTTCGCAGATAGCGCTGAGCACAGGAGCGGGTGGTATTGCATATATTTTGCTGGGTGGTATCATTGGAAAGCAGATAATACCTAATTATCTTGTGCCGGCGATTATCGGAGGATTGGTTTATTACGTTTTAAATTCTTTGATAATAAGCTATCTAATTACTTTGCTAAATGAAAAGCCATTTTTATATGTTTGGAGAAAAGACTTTAAATGGACTCAATCTGATATGTTATTCCTTATATTTGTGGGTATTATTATGGCTTCATCTTTTGTGCAGTACGGGTACATAAGTCTTGCACTGTTTTTCGTACCCCTTGTTATGATTCGCTATACGTTTAAACTTTACATGGATTCTAAGCAGTCTTATTATGAAACCATAAATGTGCTGATAAAGGCATTGGAGGCGAAGGATAGGTATACTGCAGGTCATTCAAAAAGCGTTGAGAAAATAACGAGACTTCTGTGCAAGGAATTTGGGGTAAGCGAGTATCTCACTGAAAAGGTTCAGATAGCGGCGCTGTTACACGATATAGGGAAAATTGGGATACCCGAAAATATACTCAATAAACCTGGCAAATTAACAGAAAGCGAATATAACGTTATAAAGTATCATCCTGTATATGGGTATGAAATATTAAAAGACGTAGCTGGCCTGAAAGATATATGCCTCTGGATAAGATATCACCACGAGAGATTTGATGGCAAAGGTTATCCTGACGGGAAAAAAGGTTATGAAATACCACTGGAATCTCAGATACTATCCATTGCTGATGTTTTTGATGCATTGGTGTCAGACAGGCCTTATCGTAAAGCCTTTAGTCAGGATGAGGCTTATAAAATAATCGTTGAAAGCAGTGAAAAACAATTTTCGCCTGATGTGATCAAGGCTTTTAAAAGAGCTTACGAGAAGCATAAGGAGGATTTCAAACATGATTTTTGACGCCCTGGGGCTTGCGTTGATATATGGATTGTTGACGAGAGGGAATTTTTACGGTATAGCCGATATAGTAATTAAAAAACCGCTTTTTTTTATACTGGGTTTTGGTGCTGAATTTGGGATGCTATACCTTTCTAGCAGGTTTCCGATAATAATGGTGTATAAAGCGTACATACACCTTTTTGACTATATAATGCTGTTTATAGGGTTGTGGTACAATCGAGATAATAAGTACATAAGGTTTATAGGAATAGGTGTAATTCTCAATTTTATTGTAATATTTGCAAACGGGGGGAGGATGCCTGTATCATTATCTGCTTTAAGAACGGCGGGTTTGAACAATTTGATACCTGATCTGGTTTCTAATCGTGTAGCAACACATCAGATTTTAAATAGCGGAACGCGGTTTAAATTTTTAGCTGATGTGATGGTACTTCCAAAGCCTTATCCACTTCCTAAGACATTCAGCATAGGGGATTTGTTTATTGCATCAGGTATTTTCGCCATGATTGCAAATGCAA is a genomic window of Caldanaerobius fijiensis DSM 17918 containing:
- a CDS encoding DUF5317 domain-containing protein; this encodes MIFDALGLALIYGLLTRGNFYGIADIVIKKPLFFILGFGAEFGMLYLSSRFPIIMVYKAYIHLFDYIMLFIGLWYNRDNKYIRFIGIGVILNFIVIFANGGRMPVSLSALRTAGLNNLIPDLVSNRVATHQILNSGTRFKFLADVMVLPKPYPLPKTFSIGDLFIASGIFAMIANAMSKSKMKDKFKSKNLLH
- a CDS encoding HD-GYP domain-containing protein, which encodes MLNKKVRLYILFVTICGVLFIYYSLLQIDYNRWVDIVLFGALAALAESSPIYISKEVTLSVAFAIDLMAIVLLGPYKGALVAVLGYALKVDKVDHSKIVHIFNRPLYKSLFNISQIALSTGAGGIAYILLGGIIGKQIIPNYLVPAIIGGLVYYVLNSLIISYLITLLNEKPFLYVWRKDFKWTQSDMLFLIFVGIIMASSFVQYGYISLALFFVPLVMIRYTFKLYMDSKQSYYETINVLIKALEAKDRYTAGHSKSVEKITRLLCKEFGVSEYLTEKVQIAALLHDIGKIGIPENILNKPGKLTESEYNVIKYHPVYGYEILKDVAGLKDICLWIRYHHERFDGKGYPDGKKGYEIPLESQILSIADVFDALVSDRPYRKAFSQDEAYKIIVESSEKQFSPDVIKAFKRAYEKHKEDFKHDF